The Infirmifilum lucidum DNA segment CGTCGAGAACAGTAAGATAACTATCCTAGACGAGAAGATGCCGTTACCAGTGAAGGGTAAAATTGTGTATGTAACTGTGGCCAAAGTAGGGGAGTACTTAGTTATAGACCCATCATTCGAGGAGGAGGTAATCAGCGACGCAAGGGTAACCTTCAGTATAACGGAAGATGGGAGGATCTGTGCAATCCAAAAGAGCGGTGAAGGCTCGTTCAAGCCAAGCGAGCTGTTAAAGGCACGGGACATGGCTTTAGAGGCCTCCAAGGGCCTGCTCCAGATGCTCCCCACTCAGCAGTGATAGAAGGATGCCAGCCACGGCCAGGGAGGGCTGTGATGACCACCGGGCACAAAGAATATATTTGGACGTTTCTCTCAAGCAAGGTGGTTGAGAATAATGGGTAGGCGAACAAAAATCGCTGGCAGGGCTGGGAGGTTTGGTGCGCGCTACGGCTCTACACTCAGGAAAAAAGTGGCAACTATAGAGGCTAAAATGAAGGCTAAGCACAGGTGTCCTCGCTGCCAGACTGTTGGGACGCTTAAGAGGGTTAGTGTGGGCATATGGTCGTGCAAGAAGTGTGGGTACACTTTCGCAGGTGGCGCGTATGTGCCCAGGACAGAGGCCGGACGAACATTCGCTCCAGAGGAGCTCAAGGCATTAGGCCTGAAGGGCTAGGTAGCTAACGATCTTGGCCACCTCTCGTGGAGAAATTTCATACACCCTCTTCTCTGGATCTATTCCCAGATCTGAGAGCAACTCTTTGGCTTGGACGCGACTGACTCCTAGGCCCAGCGACAATCCCGTTGAAAATTTCTTCTTTCTGTAGGGAAATACTCTGCGTGTAAACTCCTCAAGTCTTTCGAGAAATTCTTGTGTGAAGGCTCTTGTTGGTGTTAGCCTGACGACCATTGTGTCTACTTCCGGTCTTGGTATGTATGCACTGCTCGGTATTATGAATAGCTTCTCTACGCTGAAACAGAGCTGGGCTATGACTGACAGTCTGCCATATTTCCTCGAGCCGGGCTGGGCTAGTAGCCTATCTCCTACCTCCTTCTGGACGCCGAGAACTGCATACTCCAAGGAACCATCCCTGCACAGCAGTGATACTACCTCTGACGAGAGATAGAATGGCGTGTTAGAGACCACGACGTGTCTACTTCGGCTCAGCTCGAGGCACATAGCATCCGACAATAACACGTCTACG contains these protein-coding regions:
- a CDS encoding 50S ribosomal protein L37ae; amino-acid sequence: MGRRTKIAGRAGRFGARYGSTLRKKVATIEAKMKAKHRCPRCQTVGTLKRVSVGIWSCKKCGYTFAGGAYVPRTEAGRTFAPEELKALGLKG
- the rsmA gene encoding 16S rRNA (adenine(1518)-N(6)/adenine(1519)-N(6))-dimethyltransferase RsmA, whose protein sequence is MSECLKRAGRIRLQKRLGQHLLVDRHYIDLFVGATGSPRVVYEIGCGLGSLTMPLAERAEYVFCSEIDPGLASLLRECSQWASNVDVLLSDAMCLELSRSRHVVVSNTPFYLSSEVVSLLCRDGSLEYAVLGVQKEVGDRLLAQPGSRKYGRLSVIAQLCFSVEKLFIIPSSAYIPRPEVDTMVVRLTPTRAFTQEFLERLEEFTRRVFPYRKKKFSTGLSLGLGVSRVQAKELLSDLGIDPEKRVYEISPREVAKIVSYLALQA